The Xiphias gladius isolate SHS-SW01 ecotype Sanya breed wild chromosome 17, ASM1685928v1, whole genome shotgun sequence genome includes the window CAAACAttaagaaaatgtcagaaaatatatattttttttaaaggaccatCATGATTTCAAAGAGTTGAATGTGATTTCAAATAGCATGTTTTGTTGAAGATATTCAATTTGCAatcataaaatgaataaaagcagaaaGTCTTCAAAATgactggattattgtaattactGTAACCACTATTAAGTAGACTGAGAAATCCATTTATTgtttcagcacttttttttttttttttaatatacctAAAATCTGTGTAAAGCGcctgaaacatttcttttaaagtcTGCTGTGAGAAATATGTTTCATTACTATTGTAACACATACTCTGCTGTTTTGTTAGGTTATCACAGCTCAGTCAGCATGGCATCTTCAGTGATGGATGGAGTTGGTAGAGCTGTGGTGGGAGTCTGGCGGGCACACACAGTCTTGGATGAGTCTGACGGAGCCGAGAGCTCCCCGGAAGCCCCGGACCGTTTCCGTAAGCTTCGCTCCTCATCTTCACTTAACTCCCTGCGAATGTCTTTGCGCAAGCGGCTCCCACTACGTTCGGTCCAGGCCAACTCCCTCCCTGAGAATCCGACCTGGGAGACCGTGAAGGAGGAACCAAAACCCAGCACGGTCCGCAAACTTACCCGCAGTGCTCGGAACTCCATCGGCGGAGTGTATCAGGTAAATGAAATGGTTGGATCTTGAGGTGACGGTCAATGCCAAAgtccttttgtgtgtgaaaatccttAGAAATCAAGTtgctttcttttcagttttgataCAGTGGGGATCAACGTCAAAACGAGCTATCGGTAATTTGTCCCCTCCTCATTCTCTGCCTTTGtgtccttttctctttcacccAGAGACTGCAGAGGACCAGAGAGTTTGCACGTGAAGAGTGTTTGGTAGCGACCCCGGGCCGGACATGTGATGGGGAAGAAGCCGGTTCATCAACTTCTCGCACCCCAAGACGTACCCCTGGCCGAGTTGCGACGCCCAGGCGCACCCCCAGAGCAGCAGCCACACCCGGGCGTACTCCAGGCTCTAGAGGAAGAAGGACTCCTGAGGCTGGTGTACGGGGGGTGAAAacaggaggaggcaggaggcAGCTGGTTCGCATGGCTGCATTACGAAGTCCCTTTGCCTCACCCAACACAGAGAACCAGAGACTGTGAGTCTTTTTATGATTCATGCATTATACAGTTGATAGTTTTGTGACTTTGATAGTTGGTCCTgatgtttttcagattttattccttgtttttgttgcttttatttctgtttcttcccTGCTCTGAGTGTTTGTTGTCTCTGCTGTAACAGAAAGTTTGACCGAGATTTGGAGTCCGTGTCCAGTGGACTGAAGAGGCTCAAACATCTGTCCAAGGCCTTTGATGACATAATTGGCAGAGACAACAGGTAAAGCATCCTCATTGAGTGTTAAATGTATTTGACTAGGCATGTGGCCAATTAAAATATCTCctgttctttcattttactattaatcaattatatattgtttgtattttgtgcGTTTTGATTAGTTTTTGGTAGTTTTAGGTAATACATGGTAGGTTAAAGGCGGAGTAAATACTGTtcaactgtgtatgtgtgtgtgcgtgcgtgcgtgcgtgcgtgcgtgtgagtgagagtgagtgaatgttgtgtgtatttgaggAGGCCACTGGTCCGTTTCCTGTTATTCATACATATTCTGCATAGAGGCCTCTGCCTCCTCACCCTCCCACCCAAAGAATCCCAGGCTGCAGTGCAGCTTGTGGGTCCCCAGATTTGCTTcccctcccccacacacacacattcttccCGCCTCAGTTTAAAACCGTGTCTGTGTTTCTGGTATTTGGATGAGGAGGgagtgagagggggagacagCAGGAGGAGAGGTTTTGGGTGGGGGAGTTGGAGCAAaatgaaatgaccaaaatgtGCTTGAGAGAGCTTGGAGTATATttgcatcacttcctgtgttgacattcaaaatgttaaattatcCAAAAGGATTGGCTACACTGTGAAACGCAGAAAGCCACATGGACACTGACCTCGTATGTTTTGAATTATATGCAGCCAAAAGCTTTCCTCACTTTATGTAAAGCTCATCTTGCGGGAATTTAAACAGAAGTTTGTTTTCCTCCTACAACAGGCAATTCAACTATTCCCTTATTGTGGAGTAGGGAAGAAGGCTGATGAATAACGTTGTCCAACCAAATGATGCTCTTCTTCTCTATCAGACTCACACTTCCTTCTTCCTTTACTACCCTTTGCTTTACATATTGACTTGTTCTCTGTCGACTTAACAGTTCTGACATACTTTCTGCTACTGACCAGTGTGTCTGTAAGTCTCGGAAAAGccttaaaaatctgaaattatgTTGTCCAAAATCAAGGCCATATATAGACTTTGATACTGATAAATGTTACATAGTTAAAGAGCTCTTTAAAATCTTATGTCAAGATACAACAGATGCAACATTAAGAAACACTGTGTCCTGATACGTcaacatttacttttattttgtcattttaaaagtcaTATTAATGAGACTATGAACGTTTTCATACACAAAGTCCAGTTCCAAGTCCTTTACATTTATAGTAccaaccaacaacaaaaaagagagagcggacatatttaacagaaaaaagaagtgtattgattttaatgattatttttatcctgttttgcattttttcattgtattaaTACAGTCTTAAAACCTATCGGACACCTGGTTTCCAttactctctctgtgtgtatgcgttCTGCAGTaattgctgttttctctctctctgcagatccAGCACAAAGGGACGTTCTGGAGGAGTGATGATGAGAAAGTTGGACCCCAGCGCTAAACTCAGTTGCTCAAACATCGCACGTCGAGCCACGCACCTCTCAAACACACTTGGAGGTTGGGCCCACACAGCTGTGAACACTATTTGCAAACCCAACTGAactacatgcatgtgtgtttgcgtgttgaaaacacaggacttttgGCATGTTTCACATTTATCATTATTGAGGTGTCGCTGTAAGATTTATATGTAGTGTTGTCATGATACTGGGAGACTGTTACATGACAGcttgtcatctttttttaatttttttttttttatccatgctGTGTGTAATTAGCAGCAACTACAGTATGTCATTTTTGTGGTTACATGTCTCAGGTTAGCTTttcttggggggaaaaaacctcATTTTAGCTACCAAAGGGATTTCTGTATCGTGGTGTATGTACCTGTTATAGCTGCTACAACCAAATATCTtagttacattttcaaaatactaATATTGTTGTTTGTAATCACACACTCTGCATAGAAACTGTTCGCCAGTTTCTGAAGTCTACCTTAACGGATATGCTGCATGAGACCAGAAATGTATCTGCAGAACTAAAACTAAACTTACTGACAGGGGGGAGGTGCATTTTCCTCTACCATATATGTATGCAATAATGTTACTAATATTTGTTATGcctttttaaatatcatttgaTTAAGCTAAATTGTAAGGTGTATTTTCTATGAAAGGGGACTTTTTTATATAGCTTAGGCAGCATTTGAAtgggattttcattttattttttatttttttcccaatacTGAGGAAGAGGTCAGTACTCTTGATGGCCTATGGATGATTCATGCGCCAGTACTGTACACATAAATCATCTGATAATGTGATGGGGAAGATGTAATGGCTCATTACCTGATGGCAGCGATGATGATGTTAAAAAGCCATATCCAGCAGATTATTAGTGTAGTGACTGTCAAGCAAACAGCCTCAAATGAAGCAAAACGTCTCTCCTCTGCCAAAGCGAGACGTCGTgtctaaatgtgaaaaaaaaaacttcactcAATAAAACCTCTAAGATTCATCAACCCAAAAgtcctgtctttatttttagtaTTGAAACACATGTAATCTGGGAATAATATCTTCCTTTCAACATGATAGCTGATGTCACTCCTACTAAAATCTCTGCATTGTCTCTAAATGGTGAAataagcattttaatttttttttaaaggctaatGAATAGTTTATAAAACATGCATTGTTTTAGATTAAACTAAATGGTGTTTACATCTTAATACCCCAGTCATGGCCGGGGGCCCTGGGGCAATAAGTTCTAGGGGCTCCTATTGACCTCCACTATACATAATATAAATAGCAGTTTTATTATTTCCCCCCTGGCAGCCAGAAACCAAGAACTtctctagagctgaaatgattggttgattaattACTCGACTGACACAAAATTAATCGCCAATCGTTTTgatgatttattaaaaagtcatttaagcaaaaatgacaaaaattcactggtaccagcttctcagctgtgaatatttgctagtttctCAGTTTTCAGTGATATTAATCTCAACATCTTGGCGgattgatgatgaaaattttCGCTGGTTGAATTCTTGCAGTTCTCCTATGATGGAATAATGCtactttgcctgtttttttttttcggtgtgttttcatatttcatgggtgggtggggggggggctgtcatCCCTTGCCACCCTTTTTGGACACACAAATTTTCTACCAAATCTGCAATTAAATCAGCTATGTAGACCCAAATGATATGGAGTGAACCTGGGGCTTGTGGGGCCCCCTGGGCAGTTTACCCGCCCTAACCAgctggtaatccagccttggcCTCAATAATCAACCagtgatataatatatataataaaacagtCTGACTCTCTCCAATCTCCATTCCACATAATGAGTACTTCTAGTTTGATACTTTAAAGCGCTGCATTTTGTAAAAAACGTATGTACTGTAATGGAAGTACTTTTACATGGTAGTATCACTGCATTGGGGTATAAGTAAGTGCTCTGGATACCTCTTCTACGCCTGgtcatatgtacagtatataagatTAAACATTTCTCTAGGCGTATTTTTTGATATGACCCATAAAGACAACAGTACCCCCTAGTGGTGTGTCATAATCACAGCAGGTGGAAACGCGAGTCGCTCAGTTTGTCCCTTGTTCTGACTCGTCATTATCCCCACGCCTCGCTGAAGTCGCCCCTCCTCGGTCTCTCCGGCTTTGTACCCAGAGCTGAACCCACGCCGCGGCTACCTTCTCCAAGATCCCGGGGCTGCTAAGCATCTGAAAATGGCCCTCCACGTTCCCAAAGCTCCGGGCTTTGCCCAGATGTTGAAGGATGGCGCCAAGGTGAGGTTAAATCGGCGTGTTGGATTAGGTGGTTAGCGTTGAGTGATTGATTGTGAGCTAGCATGCTAGCTAGCGTTAGCACGTTCATTCGCAGTCATGTGGGAGAGTTCTAGAAAGCAGCCAGGCCGCTCTGAGCTGCTGGACCCGGGGCTGTTAGCACGAACTAAAGGATGGTTTCTGGGTCTGTAACTGTCCCCTCTAGCACTTAAACATGCTGTATATGTGAGGCCGTGATAACTGACTGTCAGACAGCAGTCACACCCAGTTAGCGTTTAGCAGACTGTCAGAGTAGAGTCTTTGTCACCTCAGCTCACTGATGCTGATGCTTCCTGTTTTGGGTCAGTTTACAGGCTCCAACACATCTTACATTTGTCCTTGCCTTAGCAAATCTTTTTGCCTTATTTATTGTCCTCATATACTCCCATATATTCTGATAAATCCATTAAAGTCTTCTGATATTATTTGCTTTCCTGTACTTATTAGGAAGCGTACCAACAAATACCATCTGACACGGACACTGATGaaatgtgatgtaatgtaatgtaatgtaaagttGAGTCGCTATTCTGTTGTCTGATGCAGCACTATTCAGGACTTGAAGAGGCAGTCTTCCGTAACATCAGAGCCTGTAAGGAGCTTTCTCAGACCACACGCACCGCCTATGGGCCAAACGGTAAGCACCCTCCTGTGGCAGGAAGATATGTATCTGTATTAAGTCCTTGATTGTGTTTTGGCTTGTTGACGCTTATTTAGGAGAGACGGCAAAACCAATAATGGCCTAACTGTGACGTTGTCGCCCTTTAGGTATGAACAAAATGGTCATCAACCACTTGGAGAAGCTGTTTGTCACCAATGACGCCGCAACGATTCTCAGAGAGCTTGAGGTGAGCACAACTAACGCTTTAGTGTAATATACTGCATACTGGAATTAGATAGATATATATTGATATAGGGAATTTAACTGTTTTCGTGaatgttgattattttatagGTGCAGCATCCAGCAGCCAAAATGATTGTGATGGCATCCCACATGCAAGAGCAGGAGGTCGGAGACGGCACCAACTTTGTCC containing:
- the LOC120802678 gene encoding uncharacterized protein LOC120802678; its protein translation is MASSVMDGVGRAVVGVWRAHTVLDESDGAESSPEAPDRFRKLRSSSSLNSLRMSLRKRLPLRSVQANSLPENPTWETVKEEPKPSTVRKLTRSARNSIGGVYQRLQRTREFAREECLVATPGRTCDGEEAGSSTSRTPRRTPGRVATPRRTPRAAATPGRTPGSRGRRTPEAGVRGVKTGGGRRQLVRMAALRSPFASPNTENQRLKFDRDLESVSSGLKRLKHLSKAFDDIIGRDNRSSTKGRSGGVMMRKLDPSAKLSCSNIARRATHLSNTLGGWAHTAVNTICKPN